In the genome of uncultured Pseudodesulfovibrio sp., one region contains:
- a CDS encoding chemotaxis protein CheW: MATQSTDILLEAGTNELEIVEFYLEEEPKASDEAEINQEDHTHQEGHKPSRKGFYGVNVAKVLEIIRMPKVTEMPEVSHPAVLGAFNLRSRIIPLLDLSIWLKKKRVENEPP; the protein is encoded by the coding sequence ATGGCCACCCAGTCCACCGACATCCTGCTTGAAGCGGGCACCAACGAATTGGAAATCGTCGAGTTCTATCTCGAGGAGGAACCCAAGGCGTCCGACGAAGCCGAAATCAATCAGGAAGACCATACCCACCAAGAGGGACACAAACCGAGCCGCAAGGGCTTTTACGGCGTGAACGTGGCCAAGGTGCTGGAAATCATCCGTATGCCCAAGGTCACGGAGATGCCCGAGGTCTCCCACCCCGCGGTCCTGGGTGCCTTCAACCTGCGTTCCCGGATCATCCCCCTGCTCGACCTGTCCATCTGGTTGAAGAAGAAGCGCGTGGAGAACGAACCGCCCAA
- a CDS encoding tRNA-dihydrouridine synthase family protein codes for MTRFSITPDSPWLAPLAGYSDLPFRMLVRKYGCGPACSEMVSVKGMAFKNSGTRRLIATCPEDTPMVLQLFGSEAEYFPPVMEKLVGMGYRNFDLNAGCPVRKVLKSGSGVQLMQDLDKLVNLASIMVAKAAEHPEGGRVGVKFRLGFNKGEEVFLDLARRLEDIGVDWITLHPRYGRQMFAGQANWSKLAELKQAVSIPVIGSGDLFSAEDGVRCIEETGIDSIMFARGALFDPSIFARYIALRQGDPMPVRDGAFLADIVCEHIRLTRLFEGDGRSFRKIRSIIPRYAKGLRGIRALRASLLQCETWEDLERAADVIRDLEPADPDTPWPPVDEICQ; via the coding sequence ATGACGCGATTCTCCATTACCCCCGACTCCCCGTGGCTGGCTCCTTTGGCCGGCTATTCCGACCTGCCCTTCCGCATGCTGGTACGCAAGTACGGCTGCGGTCCGGCCTGCTCCGAGATGGTCTCGGTCAAGGGCATGGCCTTCAAGAACTCCGGCACCCGCCGCCTCATCGCCACCTGTCCGGAGGACACCCCCATGGTCCTCCAGCTCTTCGGCTCCGAGGCAGAGTATTTCCCGCCGGTCATGGAAAAGCTCGTGGGTATGGGCTACCGAAATTTCGACCTCAACGCCGGTTGCCCGGTACGCAAGGTCCTCAAGTCCGGCTCCGGGGTCCAGCTCATGCAGGATCTCGACAAGCTGGTAAACCTGGCCTCCATCATGGTCGCCAAGGCCGCCGAGCACCCTGAGGGAGGCCGCGTGGGCGTCAAGTTCCGCCTGGGCTTCAACAAGGGCGAGGAGGTCTTCCTCGACCTGGCCAGACGGCTCGAGGACATCGGCGTGGATTGGATCACCCTGCATCCGCGCTATGGCAGACAGATGTTCGCCGGGCAGGCCAACTGGAGCAAGCTGGCCGAGTTGAAACAGGCCGTATCCATCCCGGTCATCGGCTCCGGGGATCTGTTCTCGGCCGAGGACGGTGTGCGCTGCATCGAGGAGACCGGCATCGACTCGATCATGTTCGCCCGGGGCGCGCTGTTCGATCCGTCCATCTTCGCCCGCTACATCGCCCTGCGACAGGGCGACCCCATGCCGGTGCGCGACGGCGCGTTTTTGGCCGATATCGTCTGCGAGCATATCCGCCTGACACGGCTCTTCGAGGGGGACGGGCGGTCCTTCCGCAAGATCCGCTCCATCATCCCCCGCTACGCCAAGGGACTTCGGGGCATCCGCGCCCTGCGCGCCTCCTTGCTGCAATGCGAGACGTGGGAAGACCTTGAGCGGGCCGCCGACGTCATCCGCGACCTGGAACCGGCCGACCCGGACACCCCCTGGCCGCCGGTTGACGAGATTTGCCAATAG
- a CDS encoding transporter substrate-binding domain-containing protein → MHKTKNTQLSEFLSPLLSAGLCTVLLLCALLAFAGPSFALEDNLTVLTHDLTGQAESDPNTGELRGIVHSGKRAFNLEAVREIMAAVGIPIRIREVSFAQGMEALATRNDVAFFNVYRSPQREQRFKWVGPLQREIDYLYGLQGNTFSNLDEARSALSICAVEGSQHHDLLLERGFKNIISAPSYQECFSRLKSGTATLAVSSDETLLQKLHAVDIPVSQISRIPEPLLQYAGYIAFSPQVDDRIIRRWQEALNILISSGRFQTLYDLYYER, encoded by the coding sequence ATGCATAAAACCAAAAACACACAACTCTCCGAATTTTTGTCCCCCCTGCTCTCTGCGGGCCTATGCACAGTTCTACTTCTCTGTGCGCTGCTGGCATTCGCAGGCCCGTCTTTCGCCCTGGAAGACAATCTGACAGTCCTTACCCATGACCTGACAGGCCAGGCCGAATCGGACCCCAACACCGGCGAATTGCGTGGCATCGTCCATTCGGGCAAGCGAGCCTTCAACCTCGAGGCGGTCCGGGAAATCATGGCGGCCGTGGGAATACCGATCCGTATACGCGAAGTATCCTTCGCCCAGGGTATGGAAGCATTGGCTACCAGAAACGACGTTGCCTTCTTCAATGTCTATCGATCCCCGCAACGCGAACAGCGCTTCAAGTGGGTCGGCCCGCTCCAACGTGAGATCGACTATCTCTATGGACTTCAGGGGAACACCTTCAGCAACCTGGACGAAGCGCGGTCGGCGCTGTCCATCTGTGCAGTGGAAGGCAGCCAGCACCATGACCTGTTGCTTGAACGCGGATTCAAAAACATCATATCCGCGCCCTCCTACCAGGAGTGTTTCTCCCGACTCAAGTCCGGCACCGCAACTCTGGCTGTCTCCTCGGACGAGACCCTTCTTCAGAAGCTCCACGCCGTGGACATTCCTGTCTCCCAGATTAGCCGTATTCCCGAGCCGTTGCTTCAGTATGCAGGCTATATCGCTTTTTCCCCTCAAGTCGACGACAGGATCATCCGTCGCTGGCAGGAGGCGCTGAACATACTTATCTCCTCGGGCAGGTTTCAGACCCTTTACGATCTCTATTACGAGCGCTGA
- the tuf gene encoding elongation factor Tu produces the protein MGKAKFERSKPHVNIGTIGHIDHGKTTLTAAITKLAHMAGHGEYVAFDEIDKAPEEKERGITIATAHVEYETETRHYAHVDCPGHADYIKNMITGAAQMDGAILVCAATDGPMPQTREHILLARQVGVPAMVVFMNKCDMVDDEELLELVELEIRELLSKYEFPGDDIPVIQGSALKALECESADDPAAKPIFELLDACDSYIPEPERDIDMPFLMPVEDVFSISGRGTVITGRVERGIVKVGDEVEIIGIKPTIKTTCTGVEMFRKLLDQGQAGDNVGLLIRGVKREEVERGQVAAKPGSITPHTKFKAEVYVLSKDEGGRHTPFFTGYRPQFYFRTTDITGVVTLDEGVEMVMPGDNATFNVEMIHPIAMEVGLRFAIREGGRTVGAGVVTEIVE, from the coding sequence ATGGGTAAAGCTAAATTTGAACGTAGCAAGCCTCACGTTAACATCGGCACCATCGGTCACATCGACCATGGTAAGACCACTCTGACCGCCGCCATCACCAAGCTGGCCCACATGGCCGGCCACGGCGAGTACGTTGCCTTCGACGAGATCGACAAGGCTCCTGAAGAGAAAGAGCGCGGCATCACCATCGCCACTGCCCACGTTGAGTACGAGACCGAAACTCGTCACTACGCTCACGTGGACTGCCCCGGTCACGCCGACTACATTAAGAACATGATCACCGGTGCCGCCCAGATGGACGGCGCTATTCTGGTCTGCGCCGCCACTGACGGTCCCATGCCCCAGACCCGTGAGCACATCCTGCTCGCTCGTCAGGTCGGCGTGCCCGCCATGGTCGTCTTCATGAACAAGTGCGACATGGTCGACGACGAAGAGCTCCTGGAGCTGGTCGAACTCGAGATCCGCGAGCTGCTGTCCAAGTACGAATTCCCCGGCGACGACATTCCGGTCATCCAGGGTTCCGCCCTGAAGGCCCTGGAGTGCGAGTCCGCCGACGATCCGGCTGCCAAGCCGATCTTCGAGCTGCTTGACGCCTGTGACTCCTACATCCCCGAGCCCGAGCGCGACATCGACATGCCCTTCCTGATGCCCGTTGAGGACGTCTTCTCCATCTCCGGCCGTGGTACCGTTATCACCGGTCGTGTGGAGCGCGGCATCGTCAAGGTCGGCGACGAAGTCGAAATCATCGGCATCAAGCCCACCATCAAGACCACCTGCACCGGTGTCGAGATGTTCCGCAAGCTGCTCGATCAGGGCCAGGCCGGTGACAACGTCGGTCTGCTGATCCGCGGCGTGAAGCGTGAGGAAGTGGAACGCGGCCAGGTTGCTGCCAAGCCCGGTTCCATCACCCCGCACACCAAGTTCAAGGCCGAGGTCTACGTCCTGTCCAAGGATGAAGGCGGCCGTCACACTCCGTTCTTCACCGGCTACCGTCCGCAGTTCTACTTCCGTACGACCGACATCACCGGTGTCGTCACTCTGGATGAAGGCGTCGAGATGGTCATGCCCGGCGATAACGCAACCTTCAATGTCGAGATGATCCACCCGATCGCCATGGAAGTCGGCCTCCGCTTCGCCATCCGCGAGGGCGGCCGCACCGTCGGCGCCGGTGTCGTCACCGAGATCGTGGAGTAA
- the rpmG gene encoding 50S ribosomal protein L33 translates to MRVNIQLQCTECKRKNYATQKNKKNTTGRLEVSKYCPWDKKHTVHKESK, encoded by the coding sequence ATGCGAGTCAACATTCAGCTGCAGTGCACCGAGTGCAAGCGTAAGAACTACGCTACGCAGAAGAACAAGAAGAACACTACCGGACGCCTGGAAGTGAGCAAGTATTGTCCCTGGGACAAGAAGCACACGGTCCACAAAGAGTCCAAGTAG
- the secE gene encoding preprotein translocase subunit SecE, which produces MAKKKGKKAAEKQAAQSQAAGLKGKIKEFIEFFEESKVEIKKVVWPTRKETVTTCIAVLVVSVVIALYLGVVDLALSKIVEAIL; this is translated from the coding sequence ATGGCCAAAAAGAAAGGCAAGAAGGCCGCTGAAAAGCAGGCCGCACAGTCCCAGGCAGCCGGTCTGAAGGGCAAGATCAAAGAATTCATCGAGTTCTTTGAGGAGTCCAAGGTCGAGATCAAGAAGGTGGTCTGGCCGACCCGCAAGGAGACCGTCACCACGTGCATCGCCGTGCTGGTCGTTTCCGTGGTCATCGCCCTCTATCTGGGCGTGGTCGACCTGGCGCTCTCGAAGATTGTCGAGGCCATCCTCTAG
- the nusG gene encoding transcription termination/antitermination protein NusG codes for MDAIMEHAAPRARWYIVHTYSGFEQRVEQTVREMMRTGQDKGLIEEVVMPTEKIVEMVKGERKTSTRKFYPGYIMIKMILTDDSWHLIQSIPRVTGFVGGKNRPTPMRDSEAENILNMMESRQEKPRPKFNFERGDEVRVIDGPFSGFNGVVEEVNYDKGKLKVSVSIFGRQTPVELDFVQVDKG; via the coding sequence ATGGATGCCATAATGGAACACGCAGCACCTCGTGCACGCTGGTACATAGTCCACACCTACTCGGGATTCGAGCAGCGGGTGGAGCAGACCGTGCGTGAGATGATGCGCACCGGACAGGACAAGGGCCTCATTGAGGAAGTCGTCATGCCCACCGAAAAGATCGTCGAGATGGTCAAAGGTGAACGGAAGACTTCTACCCGCAAGTTCTATCCGGGCTACATCATGATCAAGATGATCCTGACCGACGATTCCTGGCACCTCATCCAGTCCATCCCGCGCGTGACAGGTTTCGTCGGTGGTAAGAACCGCCCGACGCCCATGCGCGACAGCGAGGCGGAGAACATCCTCAACATGATGGAAAGCCGCCAGGAAAAGCCCCGTCCCAAGTTCAACTTTGAACGCGGCGACGAGGTCCGGGTCATCGATGGCCCGTTTTCCGGCTTTAACGGTGTTGTGGAAGAAGTCAATTACGACAAGGGCAAGCTCAAAGTATCCGTCTCTATTTTCGGGCGTCAGACTCCTGTGGAGCTTGATTTTGTCCAGGTGGACAAGGGATAG
- the rplK gene encoding 50S ribosomal protein L11, whose protein sequence is MAKKELGKIKLQIPAGSANPSPPVGPALGQHGVNIMEFCKAFNAKTQDQKGLIIPVVITVYADRSFDFVTKTPPAAVLLLKAAKIEKGSGEPNKTKVGKVTKAQIKEIAELKMADLNANDIENAMRQIEGTARSMGLDVKA, encoded by the coding sequence ATGGCTAAGAAAGAATTAGGAAAGATCAAACTGCAGATCCCCGCAGGCTCCGCCAACCCTTCCCCGCCGGTCGGTCCGGCTCTGGGTCAGCACGGCGTGAACATCATGGAATTCTGCAAGGCGTTCAACGCCAAGACGCAGGACCAGAAAGGCCTGATCATCCCGGTGGTCATCACCGTGTACGCGGACCGCTCCTTCGACTTCGTCACCAAGACCCCGCCGGCGGCAGTGCTTCTGCTCAAGGCCGCCAAGATCGAGAAGGGCTCCGGTGAACCGAACAAGACCAAGGTCGGTAAGGTCACCAAGGCCCAGATCAAAGAGATCGCCGAGTTGAAGATGGCTGACTTGAACGCCAATGACATCGAAAACGCCATGCGTCAGATTGAGGGCACTGCCCGCAGCATGGGCCTCGACGTCAAGGCCTAG
- the rplA gene encoding 50S ribosomal protein L1 — MPKHGKKYRNALGDRDTAVRVDVEEGVKAAVAAAYAKFDETVDVAINLGVDPKYSDQMIRGAVSLPNGLGKDIRVAVFCKGEKENEAKEAGADFYGSDDLVEKIQSGWLDFDKAVATPDMMAVVGKIGRVLGPRGLMPNAKTGTVTMDVAKAVSELKAGKVEFKVDKAGVLHAPIGKVSFGADKLLENLKALLDTVMRMKPSSAKGTYMKALAVSSTMGPGVKIDPLTVRKFLEA, encoded by the coding sequence ATGCCTAAGCATGGAAAAAAATATCGCAACGCCCTGGGTGACCGTGACACCGCCGTGCGTGTTGATGTCGAAGAAGGCGTGAAGGCCGCCGTTGCCGCTGCCTACGCCAAGTTCGACGAGACCGTCGACGTGGCCATTAACCTGGGTGTCGATCCCAAGTACTCCGATCAGATGATCCGTGGTGCCGTCTCCCTGCCCAACGGGCTGGGCAAGGACATCCGCGTGGCTGTCTTCTGCAAGGGGGAAAAGGAAAACGAGGCCAAGGAAGCCGGTGCCGATTTCTACGGTTCCGACGATCTGGTCGAAAAGATCCAGTCCGGCTGGCTCGACTTCGACAAGGCCGTTGCCACCCCTGACATGATGGCCGTGGTCGGCAAGATCGGCCGCGTGCTCGGCCCCCGTGGCTTGATGCCCAACGCCAAGACCGGCACCGTGACCATGGACGTGGCCAAGGCTGTCAGCGAGCTCAAGGCCGGTAAGGTCGAGTTCAAGGTCGACAAGGCCGGCGTGCTGCACGCCCCCATCGGCAAGGTTTCCTTCGGCGCCGACAAGCTCCTTGAGAACCTCAAGGCTCTGTTGGACACCGTCATGCGGATGAAGCCTTCGTCCGCCAAGGGCACCTACATGAAGGCTCTGGCCGTTTCTTCCACCATGGGCCCGGGTGTCAAGATCGACCCCCTGACCGTGCGGAAGTTCCTGGAAGCCTAG